The DNA region ATTTGCTTGTTGTAATAATTATATTTTAGTTTAAATTAAAAAAAAAAATATATATGAAAAATATAAAAAATAGAGTTTTAGTTGCTATGTCTGGTGGAGTCGATTCTTCAGTTGCAGCAGTTTTGCTTCACGAACAAGGATACGAAGTCATTGGAATAACTATGAGATTATTTGATAATCCATTCAAAAACTCTAATGTCTTAAATAAATCCTGCTGCTCACTTGATGACGTAAATGATGCTAGAAAAACATGTAGTGTTATTGGAGCTAGACACTATTACATTAATATGGTGGATCAGTTTAAAGATAAGGTAATGAATAAATTTATAGGAGAATATCAAAAAGGCAGAACTCCTCATCCCTGTTTATCATGTAATCATAGTTTAAAATTTGACTCCTTATTTAGAAAAGCTGATGAACTTGGGTGTAAGTTTATAGCAACAGGTCATCATGCAAAAATTAAACTAATAAATAATGAATATAAAGTAGAAAAAGCTAAAGATCACGGCAAAGATCAATCATATGTACTTTTTACCTTGAATCAAGAAAAACTAAAAAGACTTCAATTCCCAGTTGGTCATTACTCTAAAGAAGAAATTAGAAATATTGCAAAAAAATATGAACTTTCTCATGCTGATAAGCCTGATTCACAAGATATTTGCTTTATTCCTAAAGGAAATTATAGAGATTTTTTAAAAGGTAAAGTAAAACCTATCAAAGGTTCCCTAATTGATGAAAGTGGTAATA from Dehalococcoidia bacterium includes:
- the mnmA gene encoding tRNA 2-thiouridine(34) synthase MnmA translates to MKNIKNRVLVAMSGGVDSSVAAVLLHEQGYEVIGITMRLFDNPFKNSNVLNKSCCSLDDVNDARKTCSVIGARHYYINMVDQFKDKVMNKFIGEYQKGRTPHPCLSCNHSLKFDSLFRKADELGCKFIATGHHAKIKLINNEYKVEKAKDHGKDQSYVLFTLNQEKLKRLQFPVGHYSKEEIRNIAKKYELSHADKPDSQDICFIPKGNYRDFLKGKVKPIKGSLIDESGNKLKEHEGIHNFTIGQRKGIEIGGLNKKVYVKEINNKSGDVTISENESLFEKSLIADQVNWANGFTPENNLKVKAKIRYNAIEKEAILNLIDEDQISITFYDPVRAITPGQPVVLYKEDSVLGGGIIKETVSIKEKSNV